A genomic segment from Echeneis naucrates chromosome 20, fEcheNa1.1, whole genome shotgun sequence encodes:
- the msc gene encoding transcription factor 21, translating to MIDSCLGRFCNILTSHQAANLTLQSVVCTKVLSPGHRCLPAMSTGSAASDAEDYDTCCRRTGSPLKRSKISCFHPGPYSDEELEDEGVDGRIKQQRRPPRAHGKEARQSQRNAANARERARMRVLSKAFSRLKTSLPWVPADTKLSKLDTLRLASSYISHLRQLLQDDRFENSFAHPVSLSWPFMMTGRSEDQDIPTTVRLCGATA from the exons ATGATAGATTCCTGCCTTGGCAGATTTTGCAACATACTAACATCACACCAAGCAGCGAATCTAACTCTCCAGTCAGTGGTGTGCACAAAGGTTCTCTCTCCAGGGCACAGGTGCCTTCCAGCCATGTCCACTGGCTCTGCAGCCAGCGATGCTGAGGACTATGACACGTGTTGCAGGAGGACTGGGAGCCCTTTGAAAAGAAGCAAGATCTCCTGCTTTCATCCCGGTCCGTACTCGGACGAGGAGCTGGAGGACGAAGGCGTGGACGGCAGGATCAAGCAGCAGCGCAGACCGCCCAGGGCGCACGGGAAGGAGGCGCGACAGTCGCAGAGGAACGCGGCCAACGCCAGGGAGAGGGCGCGCATGAGGGTGCTGAGCAAAGCTTTCTCCAGACTAAAAACCAGCCTGCCCTGGGTGCCGGCGGACACCAAGCTGTCCAAGCTGGACACGCTGAGACTCGCCTCCAGCTACATATCTCACCTGAGGCAGCTCCTGCAGGACGACCGGTTCGAAAACAGCTTTGCGCATCCAGTCAGTCTG AGCTGGCCTTTTATGATGACAGGCCGATCAGAGGACCAAGACATCCCAACCACTGTAAGACTTTGTGGAGCCACAGCATGA